The proteins below are encoded in one region of Microbacterium pygmaeum:
- the urtA gene encoding urea ABC transporter substrate-binding protein gives MTTTRTRRARILVALPALAAVTALVLAGCGVRAGDAAAPTESGAAASESCIDTTGDTIKLGFLNSLTGGMAISEKTVSNVLHMAADEINADGGILGKQIEYVQEDGATDWPTFAEKTEKLLTQDCVAAIFGGWTSSSRKAVKPVVEEHNGLFFYPVQYEGLEASPNIYYTGATTNQQILPAMDYLASQGVKTLFLAGSDYVFPRTANAIIKLYAAELGIEIVGEEYVPLDKDDWTTQVSKIVAADPDFVFNTINGSSNVGFIKAYYDAGLTPETTPIISVSIAEEEAPSMGHEVTGNYASWNYFQSIESEANAKFIADWQAYPGSSGVTSDPMEAAYISLYLYKELVEAAGSFEVDDVNAAAKAGGISFDAPEGTVTLDGDNHHISKEGHIGQINADNQFDIVWSSDGPIAPDPFLEGYDWFPADVRDALVASAG, from the coding sequence ATGACAACCACACGGACCCGAAGGGCACGCATCCTGGTGGCCCTTCCCGCCCTCGCGGCGGTGACGGCCCTCGTGCTCGCCGGTTGCGGCGTCCGCGCCGGCGACGCCGCGGCACCGACCGAATCGGGTGCGGCAGCATCCGAGAGCTGCATCGACACGACGGGCGACACGATCAAGCTCGGCTTCCTCAACTCGCTCACCGGTGGCATGGCGATCTCGGAGAAGACGGTCTCCAACGTGCTGCACATGGCCGCGGACGAGATCAACGCCGACGGCGGCATCCTCGGCAAGCAGATCGAGTACGTCCAGGAGGACGGCGCCACCGACTGGCCGACCTTCGCGGAGAAGACGGAGAAGCTGCTCACCCAGGACTGCGTCGCCGCGATCTTCGGCGGGTGGACCTCGTCCTCGCGCAAGGCCGTCAAGCCGGTCGTCGAGGAGCACAACGGACTGTTCTTCTACCCGGTCCAGTACGAGGGCCTGGAAGCGTCGCCCAACATCTACTACACGGGTGCGACCACGAACCAGCAGATCCTCCCGGCGATGGACTACCTCGCGTCCCAGGGCGTCAAGACGCTGTTCCTGGCAGGCTCGGATTACGTCTTCCCGCGCACCGCGAACGCGATCATCAAGCTCTACGCGGCTGAGCTCGGAATCGAGATCGTCGGCGAGGAGTACGTCCCCCTCGACAAGGACGACTGGACGACGCAGGTCTCCAAGATCGTCGCGGCCGACCCCGACTTCGTCTTCAACACCATCAACGGCTCGTCCAACGTCGGCTTCATCAAGGCCTACTACGACGCCGGGCTCACCCCGGAGACCACGCCAATCATCTCGGTGTCGATCGCCGAGGAGGAGGCACCGTCGATGGGTCACGAGGTCACCGGCAACTATGCGTCCTGGAACTACTTCCAGTCGATCGAGTCCGAGGCGAACGCGAAGTTCATCGCAGACTGGCAGGCCTACCCGGGCAGCAGCGGGGTGACCTCCGACCCGATGGAAGCCGCGTACATCTCGCTCTACCTGTACAAGGAGCTCGTGGAGGCTGCTGGATCCTTCGAGGTGGACGACGTGAACGCCGCAGCGAAGGCCGGCGGCATCAGCTTCGACGCACCGGAGGGCACCGTGACTCTGGACGGCGACAACCACCACATCTCCAAGGAGGGGCACATCGGCCAGATCAACGCCGACAACCAGTTCGACATCGTGTGGTCCTCGGACGGCCCGATTGCTCCGGACCCCTTCCTCGAGGGCTACGACTGGTTCCCGGCCGACGTGCGCGACGCGCTCGTGGCCTCCGCAGGCTGA
- a CDS encoding urease subunit gamma: MHFTPAETEKLMLAVAGMIARDRLARGIALNHPETVALLTCWVIEGAREGRGVAELMEAGRHVLRRDQVMPGVPEMLADVQVEATFPDGRKLVTVHHPID, from the coding sequence ATGCACTTCACCCCCGCGGAGACCGAGAAGCTGATGCTCGCCGTCGCGGGCATGATCGCCCGCGACCGGCTGGCGCGCGGAATCGCGCTCAATCATCCGGAGACGGTGGCGCTCCTGACCTGCTGGGTCATCGAGGGCGCTCGCGAAGGACGCGGCGTCGCCGAGCTGATGGAAGCCGGTCGGCACGTCCTTCGCAGGGATCAGGTGATGCCCGGGGTCCCCGAGATGCTCGCCGACGTGCAGGTCGAGGCGACCTTCCCGGACGGCCGCAAGCTCGTGACCGTCCACCACCCGATCGACTGA
- the ureB gene encoding urease subunit beta, whose translation MASPATGGPGAYRIRPGDIELNGDRRADERITLVILNTGDRPVQIGSHLHLPDANTALDFDRVLARGFRLDIPSGTSQRFEPGASRRLDAVAFRGRRRIPGIQIKTDAQAGLDPKEAPDGLDQS comes from the coding sequence GTGGCATCCCCCGCAACCGGCGGCCCAGGCGCGTACCGGATCCGCCCCGGTGACATCGAGCTGAACGGCGACCGGCGCGCCGACGAGCGCATCACGCTGGTGATCCTGAACACGGGCGACCGGCCGGTCCAGATCGGCTCCCATCTGCACCTGCCCGATGCCAACACGGCGCTGGATTTCGACCGCGTGCTGGCTCGCGGCTTCCGTCTGGACATCCCCTCCGGAACCTCGCAGCGATTCGAGCCGGGGGCATCCCGGCGGCTGGATGCCGTCGCGTTCCGCGGGCGGCGGAGGATTCCCGGCATCCAGATCAAGACGGATGCGCAGGCCGGACTCGATCCGAAGGAGGCTCCCGATGGTCTCGATCAGTCGTGA
- a CDS encoding urease subunit alpha: MVSISRERYAAIYGPTAGDQVRLGDADLYIEIEQDLTVGGEEAVFGGGKSIRESMAQGTTTRAAGALDTVITNAIILDWWGIVRADIGIRDGRIVGIGHAGNPDVSDGITEGMSIGPSTDVIAGEGRIVTAGAIDSHVHLLSPSQLHEALATGITTVVGGGTGPSEGSKATTVTPGAWHLTQMHRALDAVPMNVLLLGKGNTVSAAALKEQALAGAAGYKVHEDWGSTPAAIDAALRAAEDWGLQVALHSDSLNEAGFVESTLGAIAGRSIHAFHVEGAGGGHAPDILTLAGHPNVIPGSTNPTLPHTVNTVAEHLDMLMVCHHLNPAVPEDLAFAESRIRGTTIAAEDILHDMGALSVTSSDAQAMGRIGEVITRTWQVAHVMKHRRGPLGGGMPADNERARRYVAKYTINPAVAHGIAYDVGSVEVGRLADLAIWEPKFFGVRPAVVVKGGMIAWASLGDPNASIPTPQPVLQRPAFGDAIGADLAVTYVSPAALDAGLAEHLGLRRRLAAVGPTRAIGKAQMKNNDVLPQIAIRPDTFEISIDGDPVEPAPAASLPLAQLYNLF; the protein is encoded by the coding sequence ATGGTCTCGATCAGTCGTGAGCGATACGCCGCGATCTACGGCCCGACTGCGGGCGATCAGGTGCGACTCGGCGACGCCGACCTGTACATCGAGATCGAGCAGGACCTGACGGTCGGGGGCGAGGAGGCGGTCTTCGGCGGCGGCAAGTCGATCCGGGAGTCCATGGCGCAGGGCACGACGACCCGCGCCGCGGGCGCTCTGGACACGGTCATCACCAATGCGATCATCCTGGACTGGTGGGGGATCGTGCGAGCCGACATCGGCATCCGCGACGGACGCATCGTCGGCATCGGCCACGCGGGGAATCCCGATGTCAGCGACGGCATCACCGAGGGCATGTCGATCGGTCCTTCGACGGACGTGATCGCCGGCGAAGGCAGGATCGTGACGGCCGGGGCGATCGACTCGCACGTGCACCTGCTCTCCCCGTCGCAGCTGCACGAGGCGCTCGCGACCGGCATCACCACGGTGGTCGGCGGTGGAACGGGACCCTCCGAGGGGTCGAAGGCGACCACCGTCACCCCTGGAGCGTGGCATCTGACGCAGATGCATCGGGCGCTGGACGCCGTCCCGATGAACGTCCTGCTCCTCGGCAAAGGAAACACGGTCTCGGCCGCCGCCCTCAAGGAGCAGGCGCTCGCTGGCGCGGCGGGCTACAAGGTGCACGAGGACTGGGGTTCCACGCCCGCGGCGATCGACGCGGCGCTGCGCGCGGCCGAGGACTGGGGCCTGCAGGTCGCCCTGCACTCCGACTCGCTGAACGAGGCCGGCTTCGTGGAATCCACCCTCGGCGCGATCGCCGGCCGCTCGATCCACGCCTTCCACGTCGAGGGCGCCGGCGGCGGGCACGCGCCTGACATCCTGACCCTGGCCGGCCATCCGAACGTCATCCCCGGCTCGACGAACCCCACGCTGCCGCACACCGTGAACACGGTCGCCGAGCACCTGGACATGCTCATGGTCTGCCACCACCTCAACCCGGCGGTGCCCGAGGATCTCGCGTTCGCCGAGTCGCGCATCCGCGGCACCACGATCGCGGCGGAGGACATCCTCCACGATATGGGCGCTCTCTCGGTGACCTCCTCGGACGCGCAGGCGATGGGCCGTATCGGGGAGGTGATCACGCGCACCTGGCAGGTCGCCCACGTCATGAAGCACCGACGGGGTCCGCTCGGCGGCGGCATGCCGGCCGACAACGAGCGCGCGCGCCGCTATGTGGCCAAGTACACGATCAACCCGGCCGTGGCCCACGGCATCGCCTACGACGTCGGCTCGGTCGAGGTGGGCCGGCTCGCCGATCTCGCGATCTGGGAGCCGAAGTTCTTCGGCGTGCGGCCCGCGGTGGTCGTCAAGGGCGGAATGATCGCCTGGGCGAGCCTCGGCGACCCGAATGCCTCCATTCCGACTCCGCAGCCGGTGCTGCAACGCCCCGCATTCGGTGACGCCATCGGCGCCGACCTCGCCGTGACCTACGTCTCGCCGGCCGCGCTCGATGCGGGTCTGGCCGAGCACCTCGGCCTGCGTCGCCGCCTCGCGGCGGTCGGTCCGACCCGCGCGATCGGCAAGGCGCAGATGAAGAACAACGACGTCCTGCCGCAGATCGCGATCCGCCCCGATACGTTCGAGATCTCGATCGACGGCGATCCAGTGGAGCCGGCACCCGCGGCATCCCTCCCTCTCGCTCAGCTCTACAACCTCTTCTGA
- a CDS encoding urease accessory protein UreF, whose amino-acid sequence MQPAAQTISLLLADARLPSGGHAQSSGVEPALLGGLPVDQIGLFLAARARTTTMVDAATAVVARHAALDCRPMTRIERAWSARTPSGAIRDASRDLGRGLLRLAAAVWPEATSSFGETGASPPRPLVLGAIAAHTGLDAETLVRLTIYDDMACAVAALLKLEPGDPAGGVRRVLEACASMEPHVSRLAAITEHAHIPAAGAPQAEAWSQDHAVTTRRLFRA is encoded by the coding sequence ATGCAGCCGGCAGCGCAGACGATCAGCCTCCTCCTGGCGGATGCCCGGCTCCCCAGCGGGGGGCACGCGCAGTCCTCCGGGGTGGAGCCGGCGCTGCTGGGCGGCCTCCCGGTCGACCAGATCGGGCTGTTCCTGGCGGCCCGCGCCCGCACGACGACGATGGTGGATGCCGCGACCGCCGTCGTCGCCCGGCACGCCGCGCTGGACTGCCGGCCGATGACGCGGATCGAACGGGCGTGGAGCGCCCGCACGCCCAGCGGGGCGATCCGTGACGCGTCGCGGGATCTCGGGCGGGGTCTCCTGCGGCTGGCGGCTGCCGTCTGGCCGGAGGCCACCTCGTCCTTCGGCGAGACGGGCGCCTCGCCGCCGCGTCCGCTGGTGCTCGGCGCGATCGCCGCGCACACCGGGCTCGATGCCGAAACGCTCGTCCGCCTGACGATCTACGACGACATGGCGTGCGCGGTCGCCGCGCTGCTCAAACTCGAGCCCGGCGACCCGGCCGGTGGTGTTCGTCGGGTCCTGGAGGCCTGCGCGTCGATGGAGCCGCACGTGTCCCGGCTCGCCGCGATCACCGAACACGCCCACATCCCCGCGGCCGGCGCGCCGCAAGCCGAGGCATGGTCGCAGGACCACGCCGTGACCACCAGGAGGCTCTTCCGTGCCTGA
- the ureG gene encoding urease accessory protein UreG: protein MPDSLPPTRALRLGVAGPVGTGKSSLIATVCRSLADDLRLGVITNDIYTDEDARFLRSAGVLEPERIRAVETGACPHTAIRDDITMNLLAAEDLERDFAPLDVVLIESGGDNLTATFSPALVDAQIFVLDVAGGGDVARKGGPGIGRADLLVVNKTDLAPYVGVDVPRMVADAEAARDGRAVLALSRTDAVSVAALRSWVLEVLAGHRNGSHVPQDPGPMAPHFHADEEHPGGGFLHEHEHEHTHEHEHEHG from the coding sequence GTGCCTGACTCCCTTCCCCCCACCCGCGCGCTGCGTCTCGGCGTCGCCGGCCCCGTCGGCACCGGGAAGTCGTCGCTGATCGCGACGGTGTGCCGATCGCTCGCCGACGACCTGCGGCTCGGCGTGATCACCAACGACATCTACACCGACGAGGATGCCCGCTTCCTGCGCTCGGCCGGCGTCCTGGAACCCGAGCGCATCCGCGCGGTCGAGACCGGCGCGTGCCCGCACACCGCCATCCGGGACGACATCACGATGAATCTGCTCGCCGCCGAAGACCTCGAGCGGGACTTCGCGCCGCTGGATGTCGTCCTGATCGAGTCGGGCGGCGACAATCTGACGGCCACCTTCTCGCCCGCCCTGGTGGACGCCCAGATCTTCGTCCTCGACGTCGCCGGCGGCGGAGACGTCGCCCGCAAGGGCGGCCCGGGCATCGGACGCGCCGACCTGCTGGTGGTCAACAAGACCGATCTGGCCCCGTATGTCGGCGTCGACGTGCCGCGGATGGTCGCCGATGCCGAGGCGGCCCGCGACGGCCGGGCGGTGCTGGCGCTCTCGCGCACCGATGCCGTATCGGTGGCGGCGCTGCGATCGTGGGTTCTCGAGGTCCTGGCCGGTCATCGCAACGGATCGCACGTCCCGCAGGATCCGGGCCCGATGGCGCCGCACTTCCATGCCGACGAGGAGCACCCCGGAGGCGGCTTCCTGCACGAGCACGAGCACGAGCACACGCATGAGCACGAGCACGAGCACGGATGA
- a CDS encoding urease accessory protein UreD, giving the protein MSTTRIAVTAGDPRAHVDLVVGALAPRLIDRAERRARVALTAAGMLLLGGDRVHIRVEVGDCCTLDLEDVGGTVAYPTRGVPSEWIVDIDVGAGGVLRWHGLPFVLAAGADVRRRTTIFLQPQARALVRETLVLGRYAETGGHLRSSFDVADAGGPVLCETLEVDGVVPEPGVLGDARVVDSVIAVGFRPPAAPGHLVLDQPGAIARHLGGQSHESDLDPTWRQWSVALEPASAAVSPDRGRVSVR; this is encoded by the coding sequence ATGAGCACGACCCGGATCGCCGTGACCGCGGGGGATCCCCGCGCCCACGTCGACCTGGTCGTCGGCGCGCTGGCACCCCGGCTGATCGATCGCGCTGAGCGTCGTGCGCGGGTGGCGCTGACCGCCGCAGGAATGCTGCTGCTCGGCGGCGACCGGGTGCACATCCGCGTGGAGGTCGGCGACTGCTGCACCCTCGATCTCGAAGACGTCGGAGGCACCGTCGCGTATCCGACCCGCGGCGTGCCGTCCGAATGGATCGTGGACATCGATGTGGGCGCCGGGGGCGTGCTGCGCTGGCACGGTCTGCCGTTCGTCCTGGCCGCGGGGGCGGACGTGCGACGACGCACGACGATCTTCCTCCAGCCGCAGGCACGGGCGCTGGTCCGCGAGACGCTCGTGCTCGGCAGGTATGCCGAGACCGGCGGCCATCTCCGCTCGTCCTTCGATGTGGCCGATGCAGGCGGCCCGGTGCTGTGCGAGACCCTCGAGGTCGACGGGGTCGTGCCCGAGCCCGGCGTGCTCGGCGATGCACGCGTGGTCGACTCAGTGATCGCCGTCGGCTTCCGCCCGCCGGCCGCGCCGGGGCATCTCGTGCTCGACCAGCCCGGAGCAATCGCCCGTCATCTCGGCGGCCAGAGCCACGAGTCCGATCTCGATCCCACCTGGAGGCAGTGGTCCGTCGCGCTCGAGCCTGCGTCCGCCGCGGTGTCACCGGACCGCGGTCGCGTCAGCGTGCGCTGA
- a CDS encoding TerC family protein, with product MDFSFAFTPDLIAVFLTLFVLEIVLGVDNVIFISILASKLPKEQQARARNLGLTLAMLIRVVLVFFAGWIITLKEDVIVLWGMGFSWKDFILIAGGLFLVYKAVTEIHHKLEGAEEEHGAGGKVAQVTFASVLTQILLLDIVFSLDSVITAVGMTENLLVIITVVVLSFGIMLFASRFIFAFVNKHPTVKMLALSFLLLIGVFLVAEGFGVHIDKALIYAPMAFAILVEALNLIYASRKAKREQRASHAVQLRPQYPGVDESIAVSAALTKGPDAGAVGLSRKPVAGAETPRDDDERAGLG from the coding sequence GTGGACTTCTCCTTCGCCTTCACGCCGGACCTGATCGCGGTGTTCCTGACGCTGTTCGTGCTCGAGATCGTCCTCGGGGTCGACAATGTCATCTTCATCTCGATCCTCGCCAGCAAGCTCCCGAAGGAGCAGCAGGCCCGCGCGCGCAACCTCGGGCTGACGCTCGCGATGCTGATCCGTGTCGTGCTGGTGTTCTTCGCCGGGTGGATCATCACGTTGAAAGAGGACGTGATCGTCCTGTGGGGGATGGGCTTCTCCTGGAAGGACTTCATCCTCATCGCGGGCGGACTGTTCCTGGTCTACAAGGCCGTCACCGAGATCCACCACAAACTCGAGGGCGCCGAGGAGGAGCACGGCGCGGGCGGCAAGGTCGCGCAGGTCACGTTCGCCTCCGTCCTCACGCAGATCCTGCTGCTGGACATCGTCTTCTCGCTCGATTCCGTCATCACCGCGGTGGGGATGACCGAGAACCTCCTCGTGATCATCACGGTGGTGGTCCTCTCGTTCGGCATCATGCTGTTCGCCTCGCGCTTCATCTTCGCCTTCGTCAACAAGCACCCGACCGTGAAGATGCTCGCGCTGTCGTTCCTTCTGCTGATCGGTGTGTTCCTGGTCGCCGAGGGCTTCGGCGTGCACATCGACAAGGCGCTCATCTACGCTCCGATGGCCTTCGCGATCCTCGTCGAGGCGCTGAACCTGATCTACGCGTCGCGGAAGGCAAAGCGCGAGCAGCGCGCGTCGCACGCGGTGCAGCTGCGCCCCCAGTACCCCGGCGTGGATGAGTCGATCGCCGTCTCTGCGGCCCTGACGAAGGGGCCGGATGCCGGCGCCGTCGGCCTGTCCCGCAAGCCGGTCGCCGGGGCCGAAACGCCCCGCGACGACGACGAGCGCGCGGGCCTCGGCTGA
- a CDS encoding aminotransferase class V-fold PLP-dependent enzyme, whose amino-acid sequence MPSPTRSPILDAAPRALDPLAVREDFPILSRSVGGQPLVYLDSAATSQKPRQVIDAEVSFLTRENAAVHRGAHTLAAEATELFEDARATVAGFVGAQPEQLVWTSGATAGLNLVAYAIGNATLGRGAPASARFALAPGDEIVVTEIEHHANLIPWQELAARTGAVLRHIPVREDGTIDLDAAASVISDRTRIVAFTHVSNVLGIVNPVVELVALARSAGAITLLDACQSAPHLPLDLPGLGVDIAVFSGHKMLGPYGIGGLYGRREVLEALPPFLTGGSMITTVSLDSAEYLPPPQRFEAGTQPVSQAIALAAAVRYLDAVGMDAVHAHERMLERRLREGLRQIEGVRVLGDPATRSGAPTVDRVGLAAFDVAGVHAHDVGQLLDSRGIAVRVGHHCAAPLHRRFGLTASVRASTALYTTNDEVDLFLDALSGVRAFFGATE is encoded by the coding sequence GTGCCCTCTCCGACCCGTTCGCCCATCCTGGATGCCGCACCACGCGCGCTGGATCCCCTCGCTGTTCGCGAGGATTTCCCGATCCTGAGTCGCTCGGTGGGCGGCCAGCCGCTCGTGTACCTCGACTCCGCCGCGACCAGCCAGAAGCCGCGTCAGGTGATCGATGCCGAGGTGTCCTTCCTCACCCGCGAGAACGCCGCCGTCCATCGCGGCGCGCACACCCTCGCCGCAGAGGCGACGGAGCTGTTCGAAGACGCCCGCGCCACCGTCGCCGGTTTCGTCGGGGCTCAGCCCGAGCAGCTGGTGTGGACGAGCGGGGCGACCGCCGGTCTGAACCTGGTGGCGTACGCGATCGGCAACGCAACCCTCGGGCGCGGCGCACCGGCGAGCGCGCGATTCGCGCTCGCGCCGGGCGACGAGATCGTGGTGACCGAGATCGAGCACCACGCGAATCTGATCCCCTGGCAGGAGCTCGCCGCGCGCACGGGTGCGGTCCTGCGGCATATTCCCGTGCGCGAGGACGGGACGATCGATCTGGATGCCGCGGCATCCGTCATCTCGGATCGCACCCGCATCGTGGCTTTCACGCACGTCTCGAACGTCCTCGGCATCGTGAACCCGGTGGTGGAGCTCGTCGCGCTCGCCCGCTCCGCCGGCGCGATCACCTTGCTCGATGCCTGCCAGTCGGCGCCGCACCTCCCGCTGGACCTGCCGGGGCTCGGCGTCGACATCGCGGTGTTCTCCGGTCACAAGATGCTCGGTCCGTATGGCATCGGCGGGCTGTACGGCAGACGCGAGGTGCTCGAGGCCCTGCCGCCGTTCCTCACCGGCGGCTCGATGATCACGACCGTCTCGCTGGACTCGGCCGAATACCTGCCTCCGCCGCAGCGGTTCGAGGCGGGGACCCAGCCGGTCTCGCAGGCGATCGCGCTGGCGGCCGCGGTCCGCTACCTCGACGCGGTGGGAATGGATGCCGTCCACGCCCATGAGCGGATGCTCGAGCGCCGGCTGCGCGAGGGGCTGCGACAGATCGAGGGGGTCCGCGTGCTGGGCGACCCTGCGACACGCTCAGGGGCGCCGACCGTCGACCGGGTCGGCCTCGCGGCGTTCGACGTCGCAGGCGTCCACGCGCACGACGTGGGCCAGCTGCTGGACTCCCGCGGCATCGCGGTGCGGGTCGGACACCACTGCGCCGCCCCCCTGCACCGCCGGTTCGGGCTCACCGCGTCCGTGCGCGCCTCGACCGCCCTGTACACCACGAACGACGAGGTCGACCTCTTCCTGGACGCACTCTCCGGCGTGCGCGCGTTCTTCGGGGCGACCGAGTGA
- the sufU gene encoding Fe-S cluster assembly sulfur transfer protein SufU, with translation MSGLESLYQELILEHSKRPHGKGLADEEAPTATSHQRNPICGDEITLRVRLTGEGTVRDVTWDGSGCSISQASASMLAVLIDDGEGRMPPGEASALVDGFRTALRSRGTIALDEETYGDAEALSGVSKYTARVKCAMLAWVAFEDALARAGA, from the coding sequence GTGAGCGGCCTCGAATCGCTGTACCAGGAGCTCATCCTCGAGCACTCCAAGCGCCCGCACGGCAAAGGGCTCGCGGACGAGGAGGCGCCCACGGCGACCTCCCATCAGCGCAACCCGATCTGCGGCGACGAGATCACGCTTCGCGTGCGTCTGACGGGCGAGGGCACCGTCCGCGACGTCACGTGGGACGGCTCCGGCTGCTCGATCTCGCAGGCGTCCGCCTCGATGCTGGCCGTGCTGATCGATGACGGCGAAGGCCGGATGCCGCCGGGCGAGGCATCCGCTCTCGTCGACGGCTTCCGCACGGCGCTCCGCTCGCGCGGCACCATCGCGCTCGACGAGGAGACGTACGGCGACGCGGAGGCCCTGAGCGGGGTCTCGAAGTACACCGCGCGGGTGAAGTGCGCGATGCTCGCGTGGGTCGCCTTCGAGGACGCCCTCGCCCGCGCCGGCGCGTAG